A genomic stretch from Camelus dromedarius isolate mCamDro1 chromosome 10, mCamDro1.pat, whole genome shotgun sequence includes:
- the PIGO gene encoding GPI ethanolamine phosphate transferase 3 isoform X1: protein MRSPPWAALSRACTSVVPGRRRGRCTSGRRSRMQKISVLLFLAWVCLLFYAGIALFTSGFLLTRWELTNHSSCQEPPGPESLPWGSRGKPGACWMASRFSRVVLVLIDALRFDFAQPQLSHSSGEPPVSLPFLGKLGSLKKILEIQPHHARLYQSKADPPTTTMQRLKALTTGSLPTFIDVGNNFASYAIVEDNLIKQFVSTGKRVVFMGDDTWKDLFPGAFSKAFFFPSFDVRDLHTVDNGILEHLYPTMDSGEWDVLIAHFLGVDHCGHKHGPDHPEMAKKLSQMDQMIQGLVERLENDTLLVVTGDHGMTVSGNHGGDSELETSAVLFLYSPTALFPSAPPEVRPEKPEVIPQISLVPTLALLLGLPIPFGNIGEVMAELFSEVEDSQPHSSALAQASALHLNAQQVFRFLHTYSAAAQDLQVKELHRLQNLFSKASANYQRLLQSPQGAEAALQTVITEMQQFLRGVRAMCIESWARFSLVRMAGGVALLAATCFLCLLVSQWATSPGFYLRPLLVMPVTCGLTVATVCTGLLATTGLQLDPVVLGAMAAVGSLLPFLWKAWAGWGSRRSMASLLPMPGPVLLLLLIRFAGLFSDSFVVAEARAAPFLLASLILLLVAQLHWEGKLLPPKLLTIPRLGFLTPTGPPRHHGVHTLGLGVGLLLCIRLAGLFHRCPEETPACSSSPWLSPLASMVGGRAKNLWYGACVGALVSLLAAVRLWLHRYGNLKSPEPSVLFVRWGLPLMVLGTAAYWALASGADEAPPRLRALVAGASVMLPRAVAGLAAAGLMLLLWRPVAVLVKAATGAPRTRTVLAPFSGPPASQADLDYVVPQIYRHMQEEFRGRLERTKSQAPLTVAAYQLGSVYSAAMVTALTLLAFPLLLLHAERISLVFLLLFLQSFLLLHLLAAGIPVTTPGPFTVPWQAVSAWAFMATQTFYSTGHQPVFPAIHWHAAFVGVSERLESSSLSAFLVGANTFASHILFAVGCPLLLLWPFLCESQGSRKRRQLPGNEAEARVRPEEEEEPLMEMRLRQAPHHFNAALLQLGLKYLFVLGIQILACALAAFILRRHLMVWKVFAPKFMFEGMGFIVSSVGLCLGIALVMRVDGAVSSWFRQLVLAQQRGGEQSGLVFTGAESSAGEAQPHLLPLCSQELLTSGTSLFYNSKL, encoded by the exons ATGAGGTCCCCGCCATGGGCCGCTCTGTCCCGCGCTTGCACTTCTGTGGTGCCCGGCCGCAGGCGCGGCCGCTGCACTTCCGGGCGCCGTTCAAG gatgCAGAAGATCTCAGTGCTGCTCTTCCTGGCCTGGGTCTGTCTCCTCTTCTACGCCGGCATTGCTCTCTTCACCAGTGGCTTCCTGCTCACCCGTTGGGAGCTCACCAACCATAGCAGCTGCCAAGAGCCCCCAGGCCCTGAGTCCCTGCCATGGGGGAGCCGAGGGAAGCCTGGGGCCTGCTGGATGGCTTCCCGATTCTCCCGGGTTGTGTTGGTGCTGATAGATGCTCTGCGATTTGACTTTGCCCAGCCTCAGCTCTCCCACAGTTCTGGGGAgcctcctgtctccctgcccttcctgggcAAACTGGGCTCCTTGAAAAAGATCCTGGAAATTCAGCCCCACCATGCCAGGCTCTACCAGTCGAAGGCTGATCCCCCAACCACCACCATGCAGCGCCTCAAGGCTCTCACTACTGGCTCGCTGCCTACCTTTATTGATGTTGGCAATAATTTTGCCAGCTACGCCATAGTGGAAGACAATCTCATTAAGCAGTTTGTCAGCACAG GAAAGCGTGTGGTCTTTATGGGAGATGATACCTGGAAAGATCTTTTCCCTGGAGCTTTCTCTAAAGCGTTTTTCTTCCCATCCTTTGATGTCAGAGACCTACACACAGTGGACAATGGTATCCTGGAACACCTCTATCCAACCA TGGATAGTGGTGAATGGGACGTGCTGATTGCTCACTTCCTGGGTGTGGATCACTGTGGCCACAAGCATGGCCCTGACCATCCTGAAATGGCCAAGAAACTTAGCCAAATGGACCAAATGATCCA GGGACTTGTGGAGCGTCTAGAGAATGACACACTGCTGGTGGTGACTGGGGACCATGGGATGACTGTGAGTGGGAACCATGGAGGGGACAGTGAGCTGGAGACCTCGGCTGTACTTTTTCTGTATAGTCCCACAGCCCTCTTCCCCAGTGCCCCACCAGAGGTGAGGCCTGAG AAGCCAGAGGTAATTCCTCAAATCAGCCTTGTGCCTACGCTGGCCCTGCTGCTGGGCCTGCCCATCCCATTTGGGAACATCGGGGAGGTGATGGCTGAGCTGTTCTCAGAGGTTGAAGACTCCCAGCCTCACTCCTCTGCTCTGGCCCAAGCCTCAGCTCTCCATCTCAATGCCCAGCAG GTGTTCCGATTTCTTCACACCTACTCAGCTGCTGCTCAGGACCTCCAAGTTAAGGAGCTTCATCGGCTGCAGAATCTCTTCTCCAAGGCTTCTGCCAACTACCAGCGGCTTCTGCAGAGCCCCCAGGGGGCTGAGGCAGCACTCCAGACTGTGATAACTGAGATGCAGCAGTTTCTGCGGGGAGTTCGGGCCATGTGCATTGAGTCTTGGGCTCGTTTCTCTCTGGTCCGCATGGCAGGGGGTGTTGCTCTTTTGGCTGCTACTTGCTTTCTCTGTCTACTGGTATCCCAGTGGGCAACATCCCCAGGCTTCTATTTACGCCCTCTCCTCGTAATGCCCGTGACCTGTGGTCTGACTGTGGCCACAGTGTGTACTGGACTCCTGGCAACTACTGGGCTACAGCTGGATCCAGTGGTTCTAGGGGCCATGGCTGCAGTGGGCTCACTCCTGCCTTTCCTGTGGAAAGCCTGGGCTGGCTGGGGATCCAGAAGGTCCATGGCATCCCTGCTTCCCATGCCTGGGCCTGTCCTGTTACTCCTGCTCATTCGCTTTGCTGGTCTCTTCTCTGATAGCTTTGTTGTAGCTGAGGCCAGAGCTGCTCCCTTCCTTTTGGCCTCACTCATCTTACTCCTGGTTGCCCAGCTTCACTGGGAGGGCAAGCTGCTGCCACCTAAGCTACTCACAATACCCCGCCTTGGCTTTTTGACCCCAACAGGCCCCCCACGGCACCATGGCGTGCATACCCTTGGGCTTGGAGTTGGGTTGCTTTTATGTATAAGGCTGGCTGGGCTTTTTCATCGTTGCCCTGAAGAAACACCTGCTTGCAGCTCCTCTCCCTGGCTGAGTCCGCTGGCATCCATGGTGGGTGGTCGAGCCAAGAACTTGTGGTACGGAGCTTGTGTCGGGGCGTTGGTGTCTCTGTTAGCTGCTGTGCGCCTATGGCTTCACCGCTATGGGAATCTCAAGAGCCCTGAACCCTCTGTGCTCTTTGTGCGCTGGGGGCTGCCCCTGATGGTACTGGGCACTGCTGCCTACTGGGCATTGGCATCGGGGGCAGATGAAGCACCACCACGTCTCCGGGCCCTAGTTGCTGGGGCATCAGTGATGCTGCCTAGGGCTGTGGCAGGGTTGGCTGCTGCGGGGCTCATGCTGCTGCTTTGGAGGCCGGTGGCGGTGCTGGTGAAAGCTGCGACAGGTGCTCCAAGGACCAGGACTGTCCTCGCTCCCTTCTCAGGCCCCCCTGCTTCTCAGGCTGACCTGGATTATGTGGTTCCTCAAATCTACCGACATATGCAGGAGGAGTTCCGGGGCCGGCTAGAGAGGACCAAATCTCAGGCCCCCCTGACGGTGGCTGCCTATCAGTTGGGGAGTGTCTACTCAGCTGCTATGGTCACGGCCCTCACCCTCTTGGCCTTCCCACTTCTGCTACTGCATGCAGAGCGCATTAGCCTTGTGTTCCTGCTTCTGTTTCTGCAGAGCTTCCTTCTCCTGCATCTGCTTGCTGCTGGGATACCCGTCACCACCCCTG GTCCTTTTACTGTGCCATGGCAGGCAGTCTCTGCTTGGGCCTTCATGGCCACACAGACCTTCTATTCTACGGGCCACCAGCCTGTCTTTCCAGCTATCCATTGGCATGCAGCCTTCGTGGGAGTCTCAGAGCGTCTTGAGTCTAGCAGTCTGTCTGCTTTCCTGGTGGGAGCCAACACCTTTGCCTCCCATATCCTCTTTGCAG TAGGTTGCCCATTGCTCCTGCTCTGGCCCTTTCTGTGTGAGAGTCAAGGGTCCCGGAAGAGGCGACAGCTCCCCGGGAATGAAGCTGAGGCCAGAGTCAgacctgaggaggaggaggagccactgATGGAGATGCGGCTCCGGCAGGCACCTCACCACTTCAATGCAGCGCTGCTGCAGCTGGGCCTCAAGTACCTCTTTGTCCTTGGTATTCAG ATTCTGGCCTGTGCCTTGGCAGCCTTCATCCTCCGCAGGCATCTCATGGTCTGGAAGGTGTTTGCCCCCAA GTTCATGTTTGAGGGCATGGGCTTCATTGTGAGCAGCGTGGGACTTTGCCTGGGCATAGCTTTGGTGATGCGAGTCGATGGTGCTGTGAGCTCCTGGTTCAGGCAGTTAGTTCTGGCCCAGCAGAGAGGTGGAGAACAGTCTGGCCTGGTCTTTACAGGTGCTGAATCATCCGCAGGAGAGGCTCAGCCACACCTCTTACCACTATGCAGCCAGGAGCTACTGACATCTGGaacttcattattttataattcaaaattatag
- the PIGO gene encoding GPI ethanolamine phosphate transferase 3 isoform X4 — translation MQKISVLLFLAWVCLLFYAGIALFTSGFLLTRWELTNHSSCQEPPGPESLPWGSRGKPGACWMASRFSRVVLVLIDALRFDFAQPQLSHSSGEPPVSLPFLGKLGSLKKILEIQPHHARLYQSKADPPTTTMQRLKALTTGSLPTFIDVGNNFASYAIVEDNLIKQFVSTGKRVVFMGDDTWKDLFPGAFSKAFFFPSFDVRDLHTVDNGILEHLYPTMDSGEWDVLIAHFLGVDHCGHKHGPDHPEMAKKLSQMDQMIQGLVERLENDTLLVVTGDHGMTVSGNHGGDSELETSAVLFLYSPTALFPSAPPEVRPEKPEVIPQISLVPTLALLLGLPIPFGNIGEVMAELFSEVEDSQPHSSALAQASALHLNAQQVFRFLHTYSAAAQDLQVKELHRLQNLFSKASANYQRLLQSPQGAEAALQTVITEMQQFLRGVRAMCIESWARFSLVRMAGGVALLAATCFLCLLVSQWATSPGFYLRPLLVMPVTCGLTVATVCTGLLATTGLQLDPVVLGAMAAVGSLLPFLWKAWAGWGSRRSMASLLPMPGPVLLLLLIRFAGLFSDSFVVAEARAAPFLLASLILLLVAQLHWEGKLLPPKLLTIPRLGFLTPTGPPRHHGVHTLGLGVGLLLCIRLAGLFHRCPEETPACSSSPWLSPLASMVGGRAKNLWYGACVGALVSLLAAVRLWLHRYGNLKSPEPSVLFVRWGLPLMVLGTAAYWALASGADEAPPRLRALVAGASVMLPRAVAGLAAAGLMLLLWRPVAVLVKAATGAPRTRTVLAPFSGPPASQADLDYVVPQIYRHMQEEFRGRLERTKSQAPLTVAAYQLGSVYSAAMVTALTLLAFPLLLLHAERISLVFLLLFLQSFLLLHLLAAGIPVTTPGPFTVPWQAVSAWAFMATQTFYSTGHQPVFPAIHWHAAFVGVSERLESSSLSAFLVGANTFASHILFAVGCPLLLLWPFLCESQGSRKRRQLPGNEAEARVRPEEEEEPLMEMRLRQAPHHFNAALLQLGLKYLFVLGIQILACALAAFILRRHLMVWKVFAPKFMFEGMGFIVSSVGLCLGIALVMRVDGAVSSWFRQLVLAQQRGGEQSGLVFTGAESSAGEAQPHLLPLCSQELLTSGTSLFYNSKL, via the exons atgCAGAAGATCTCAGTGCTGCTCTTCCTGGCCTGGGTCTGTCTCCTCTTCTACGCCGGCATTGCTCTCTTCACCAGTGGCTTCCTGCTCACCCGTTGGGAGCTCACCAACCATAGCAGCTGCCAAGAGCCCCCAGGCCCTGAGTCCCTGCCATGGGGGAGCCGAGGGAAGCCTGGGGCCTGCTGGATGGCTTCCCGATTCTCCCGGGTTGTGTTGGTGCTGATAGATGCTCTGCGATTTGACTTTGCCCAGCCTCAGCTCTCCCACAGTTCTGGGGAgcctcctgtctccctgcccttcctgggcAAACTGGGCTCCTTGAAAAAGATCCTGGAAATTCAGCCCCACCATGCCAGGCTCTACCAGTCGAAGGCTGATCCCCCAACCACCACCATGCAGCGCCTCAAGGCTCTCACTACTGGCTCGCTGCCTACCTTTATTGATGTTGGCAATAATTTTGCCAGCTACGCCATAGTGGAAGACAATCTCATTAAGCAGTTTGTCAGCACAG GAAAGCGTGTGGTCTTTATGGGAGATGATACCTGGAAAGATCTTTTCCCTGGAGCTTTCTCTAAAGCGTTTTTCTTCCCATCCTTTGATGTCAGAGACCTACACACAGTGGACAATGGTATCCTGGAACACCTCTATCCAACCA TGGATAGTGGTGAATGGGACGTGCTGATTGCTCACTTCCTGGGTGTGGATCACTGTGGCCACAAGCATGGCCCTGACCATCCTGAAATGGCCAAGAAACTTAGCCAAATGGACCAAATGATCCA GGGACTTGTGGAGCGTCTAGAGAATGACACACTGCTGGTGGTGACTGGGGACCATGGGATGACTGTGAGTGGGAACCATGGAGGGGACAGTGAGCTGGAGACCTCGGCTGTACTTTTTCTGTATAGTCCCACAGCCCTCTTCCCCAGTGCCCCACCAGAGGTGAGGCCTGAG AAGCCAGAGGTAATTCCTCAAATCAGCCTTGTGCCTACGCTGGCCCTGCTGCTGGGCCTGCCCATCCCATTTGGGAACATCGGGGAGGTGATGGCTGAGCTGTTCTCAGAGGTTGAAGACTCCCAGCCTCACTCCTCTGCTCTGGCCCAAGCCTCAGCTCTCCATCTCAATGCCCAGCAG GTGTTCCGATTTCTTCACACCTACTCAGCTGCTGCTCAGGACCTCCAAGTTAAGGAGCTTCATCGGCTGCAGAATCTCTTCTCCAAGGCTTCTGCCAACTACCAGCGGCTTCTGCAGAGCCCCCAGGGGGCTGAGGCAGCACTCCAGACTGTGATAACTGAGATGCAGCAGTTTCTGCGGGGAGTTCGGGCCATGTGCATTGAGTCTTGGGCTCGTTTCTCTCTGGTCCGCATGGCAGGGGGTGTTGCTCTTTTGGCTGCTACTTGCTTTCTCTGTCTACTGGTATCCCAGTGGGCAACATCCCCAGGCTTCTATTTACGCCCTCTCCTCGTAATGCCCGTGACCTGTGGTCTGACTGTGGCCACAGTGTGTACTGGACTCCTGGCAACTACTGGGCTACAGCTGGATCCAGTGGTTCTAGGGGCCATGGCTGCAGTGGGCTCACTCCTGCCTTTCCTGTGGAAAGCCTGGGCTGGCTGGGGATCCAGAAGGTCCATGGCATCCCTGCTTCCCATGCCTGGGCCTGTCCTGTTACTCCTGCTCATTCGCTTTGCTGGTCTCTTCTCTGATAGCTTTGTTGTAGCTGAGGCCAGAGCTGCTCCCTTCCTTTTGGCCTCACTCATCTTACTCCTGGTTGCCCAGCTTCACTGGGAGGGCAAGCTGCTGCCACCTAAGCTACTCACAATACCCCGCCTTGGCTTTTTGACCCCAACAGGCCCCCCACGGCACCATGGCGTGCATACCCTTGGGCTTGGAGTTGGGTTGCTTTTATGTATAAGGCTGGCTGGGCTTTTTCATCGTTGCCCTGAAGAAACACCTGCTTGCAGCTCCTCTCCCTGGCTGAGTCCGCTGGCATCCATGGTGGGTGGTCGAGCCAAGAACTTGTGGTACGGAGCTTGTGTCGGGGCGTTGGTGTCTCTGTTAGCTGCTGTGCGCCTATGGCTTCACCGCTATGGGAATCTCAAGAGCCCTGAACCCTCTGTGCTCTTTGTGCGCTGGGGGCTGCCCCTGATGGTACTGGGCACTGCTGCCTACTGGGCATTGGCATCGGGGGCAGATGAAGCACCACCACGTCTCCGGGCCCTAGTTGCTGGGGCATCAGTGATGCTGCCTAGGGCTGTGGCAGGGTTGGCTGCTGCGGGGCTCATGCTGCTGCTTTGGAGGCCGGTGGCGGTGCTGGTGAAAGCTGCGACAGGTGCTCCAAGGACCAGGACTGTCCTCGCTCCCTTCTCAGGCCCCCCTGCTTCTCAGGCTGACCTGGATTATGTGGTTCCTCAAATCTACCGACATATGCAGGAGGAGTTCCGGGGCCGGCTAGAGAGGACCAAATCTCAGGCCCCCCTGACGGTGGCTGCCTATCAGTTGGGGAGTGTCTACTCAGCTGCTATGGTCACGGCCCTCACCCTCTTGGCCTTCCCACTTCTGCTACTGCATGCAGAGCGCATTAGCCTTGTGTTCCTGCTTCTGTTTCTGCAGAGCTTCCTTCTCCTGCATCTGCTTGCTGCTGGGATACCCGTCACCACCCCTG GTCCTTTTACTGTGCCATGGCAGGCAGTCTCTGCTTGGGCCTTCATGGCCACACAGACCTTCTATTCTACGGGCCACCAGCCTGTCTTTCCAGCTATCCATTGGCATGCAGCCTTCGTGGGAGTCTCAGAGCGTCTTGAGTCTAGCAGTCTGTCTGCTTTCCTGGTGGGAGCCAACACCTTTGCCTCCCATATCCTCTTTGCAG TAGGTTGCCCATTGCTCCTGCTCTGGCCCTTTCTGTGTGAGAGTCAAGGGTCCCGGAAGAGGCGACAGCTCCCCGGGAATGAAGCTGAGGCCAGAGTCAgacctgaggaggaggaggagccactgATGGAGATGCGGCTCCGGCAGGCACCTCACCACTTCAATGCAGCGCTGCTGCAGCTGGGCCTCAAGTACCTCTTTGTCCTTGGTATTCAG ATTCTGGCCTGTGCCTTGGCAGCCTTCATCCTCCGCAGGCATCTCATGGTCTGGAAGGTGTTTGCCCCCAA GTTCATGTTTGAGGGCATGGGCTTCATTGTGAGCAGCGTGGGACTTTGCCTGGGCATAGCTTTGGTGATGCGAGTCGATGGTGCTGTGAGCTCCTGGTTCAGGCAGTTAGTTCTGGCCCAGCAGAGAGGTGGAGAACAGTCTGGCCTGGTCTTTACAGGTGCTGAATCATCCGCAGGAGAGGCTCAGCCACACCTCTTACCACTATGCAGCCAGGAGCTACTGACATCTGGaacttcattattttataattcaaaattatag